A stretch of the Tachysurus fulvidraco isolate hzauxx_2018 chromosome 18, HZAU_PFXX_2.0, whole genome shotgun sequence genome encodes the following:
- the LOC113648759 gene encoding serine/threonine-protein kinase pim-2-like isoform X4 gives MTSQAPVNFISCRQKNAQMESTACYRPEFDSNFVVQEHVGKKRNLMEVPYERPEEQLVKRRRSESGEKNVETIKPETNVEASSTVTRRVGEENPLKRKCMDVSQGPEGTGKRRRSETEENYKKMKDMFLKRYAVGRMLGRGGCASVCAGVRKSDGKKVALKIMSKIINDKYITVPGDTRRLPAEVALLELVCKPPRCPYVIELLDWIETPAGIVIVLEKPDHCIDLFEFCRRVTVTENMAKIIMRQVIQAARHCRARGTPIYFPPEWLTEKKYEAEPATVWGLGVLLYSMLCGRMPFNSPHQTVYGLQCFPDRLSISSCSLINWCLQKDPKRRPTLEQVIAHSWVRHHTVAPCCRAPLVLRGMTPVLQIH, from the exons ATGACGTCACAGGCGCCAGTTAATTTCATTAGCTGCAGACAGAAAAACGCGCAAATGGAATCAACGGCTTGTTATCGTCCGGAATTTG ACTCAAACTTTGTTGTGCAAGAACACGTTGGCAAGAAGAGAAATCTGATGGAGGTTCCTTACGAAAGACCCGAGGAGCAGTTGGTTAAAAGGAGGAGATCAGAGTCAGGAGAGAAGAACGTGGAGACCATCAAGCCTGAGACCAATGTAGAGGCATCCTCCACTGTCACAAGGAGAGTCGGCGAGGAGAATCCTTTGAAGAGAAAGTGCATGGATGTTTCTCAAGGACCTGAAGGGACAGGAAAAAGGAGGAGATCAGAGACAGAGGAGAACTATAAGAAGATGAaag ACATGTTTTTAAAGCGCTACGCAGTGGGACGTATGCTAGGACGTGGAGGCTGCGCTTCCGTCTGCGCAGGGGTCCGGAAGTCAGATGGGAAAAAG GTGGCGCTGAAGATCATGTCCAAGATTATAAATGACAAGTACATCACAGTT CCCGGTGACACACGCAGACTCCCCGCTGAGGTGGCGCTTTTGGAACTGGTGTGCAAACCGCCACGCTGTCCGTATGTGATCGAGCTGCTAGATTGGATCGAGACGCCCGCAGGCATCGTCATCGTCTTGGAGAAGCCAGACCACTGCATCGATCTCTTCGAATTCTGTAGGCGTGTGACCGTGACCGAAAATATGGCTAAAATCATCATGCGGCAAGTCATTCAGGCTGCACGTCACTGCCGTGCCCGGG GCACGCCGATTTACTTCCCTCCTGAATGGCTAACCGAAAAAAAGTACGAGGCGGAACCCGCTACTGTCTGGGGTCTGGGTGTCCTCCTGTACAGCATGCTGTGTGGACGCATGCCGTTTAACAGCCCACACCAGACTGTTTATGGCCTCCAATGTTTCCCAGATCGTCTGTCTATAT CTTCCTGTAGTCTGATCAACTGGTGTCTACAAAAAGACCCAAAAAGACGTCCAACACTAGAGCAGGTGATTGCACACAGCTGGGTCCGACATCACACTGTTGCCCCCTGCTGCAGAGCCCCCCTGGTTCTAAGAGGAATGACTCCAGTACTACAGATTCATTAG
- the LOC113648759 gene encoding serine/threonine-protein kinase pim-2-like isoform X3 encodes MKLGGGYSNFVVQEHVGKKRNLMEVPYERPEEQLVKRRRSESGEKNVETIKPETNVEASSTVTRRVGEENPLKRKCMDVSQGPEGTGKRRRSETEENYKKMKDMFLKRYAVGRMLGRGGCASVCAGVRKSDGKKVALKIMSKIINDKYITVPGDTRRLPAEVALLELVCKPPRCPYVIELLDWIETPAGIVIVLEKPDHCIDLFEFCRRVTVTENMAKIIMRQVIQAARHCRARGVFHSDIKEENILINPHTLEVKLIDFGCGDLHKDTPYTECAGTPIYFPPEWLTEKKYEAEPATVWGLGVLLYSMLCGRMPFNSPHQTVYGLQCFPDRLSISSCSLINWCLQKDPKRRPTLEQVIAHSWVRHHTVAPCCRAPLVLRGMTPVLQIH; translated from the exons ATGAAACTGGGAGGTGGCT ACTCAAACTTTGTTGTGCAAGAACACGTTGGCAAGAAGAGAAATCTGATGGAGGTTCCTTACGAAAGACCCGAGGAGCAGTTGGTTAAAAGGAGGAGATCAGAGTCAGGAGAGAAGAACGTGGAGACCATCAAGCCTGAGACCAATGTAGAGGCATCCTCCACTGTCACAAGGAGAGTCGGCGAGGAGAATCCTTTGAAGAGAAAGTGCATGGATGTTTCTCAAGGACCTGAAGGGACAGGAAAAAGGAGGAGATCAGAGACAGAGGAGAACTATAAGAAGATGAaag ACATGTTTTTAAAGCGCTACGCAGTGGGACGTATGCTAGGACGTGGAGGCTGCGCTTCCGTCTGCGCAGGGGTCCGGAAGTCAGATGGGAAAAAG GTGGCGCTGAAGATCATGTCCAAGATTATAAATGACAAGTACATCACAGTT CCCGGTGACACACGCAGACTCCCCGCTGAGGTGGCGCTTTTGGAACTGGTGTGCAAACCGCCACGCTGTCCGTATGTGATCGAGCTGCTAGATTGGATCGAGACGCCCGCAGGCATCGTCATCGTCTTGGAGAAGCCAGACCACTGCATCGATCTCTTCGAATTCTGTAGGCGTGTGACCGTGACCGAAAATATGGCTAAAATCATCATGCGGCAAGTCATTCAGGCTGCACGTCACTGCCGTGCCCGGGGTGTGTTCCACAGTGACATCAAGGAAGAAAATATTCTCATCAACCCTCACACCCTTGAAGTCAAGCTCATTGATTTTGGCTGCGGTGATCTACATAAAGACACTCCCTACACTGAATGTGCAG GCACGCCGATTTACTTCCCTCCTGAATGGCTAACCGAAAAAAAGTACGAGGCGGAACCCGCTACTGTCTGGGGTCTGGGTGTCCTCCTGTACAGCATGCTGTGTGGACGCATGCCGTTTAACAGCCCACACCAGACTGTTTATGGCCTCCAATGTTTCCCAGATCGTCTGTCTATAT CTTCCTGTAGTCTGATCAACTGGTGTCTACAAAAAGACCCAAAAAGACGTCCAACACTAGAGCAGGTGATTGCACACAGCTGGGTCCGACATCACACTGTTGCCCCCTGCTGCAGAGCCCCCCTGGTTCTAAGAGGAATGACTCCAGTACTACAGATTCATTAG
- the LOC113648759 gene encoding serine/threonine-protein kinase pim-2-like isoform X1, giving the protein MTSQAPVNFISCRQKNAQMESTACYRPEFDSNFVVQEHVGKKRNLMEVPYERPEEQLVKRRRSESGEKNVETIKPETNVEASSTVTRRVGEENPLKRKCMDVSQGPEGTGKRRRSETEENYKKMKDMFLKRYAVGRMLGRGGCASVCAGVRKSDGKKVALKIMSKIINDKYITVPGDTRRLPAEVALLELVCKPPRCPYVIELLDWIETPAGIVIVLEKPDHCIDLFEFCRRVTVTENMAKIIMRQVIQAARHCRARGVFHSDIKEENILINPHTLEVKLIDFGCGDLHKDTPYTECAGTPIYFPPEWLTEKKYEAEPATVWGLGVLLYSMLCGRMPFNSPHQTVYGLQCFPDRLSISSCSLINWCLQKDPKRRPTLEQVIAHSWVRHHTVAPCCRAPLVLRGMTPVLQIH; this is encoded by the exons ATGACGTCACAGGCGCCAGTTAATTTCATTAGCTGCAGACAGAAAAACGCGCAAATGGAATCAACGGCTTGTTATCGTCCGGAATTTG ACTCAAACTTTGTTGTGCAAGAACACGTTGGCAAGAAGAGAAATCTGATGGAGGTTCCTTACGAAAGACCCGAGGAGCAGTTGGTTAAAAGGAGGAGATCAGAGTCAGGAGAGAAGAACGTGGAGACCATCAAGCCTGAGACCAATGTAGAGGCATCCTCCACTGTCACAAGGAGAGTCGGCGAGGAGAATCCTTTGAAGAGAAAGTGCATGGATGTTTCTCAAGGACCTGAAGGGACAGGAAAAAGGAGGAGATCAGAGACAGAGGAGAACTATAAGAAGATGAaag ACATGTTTTTAAAGCGCTACGCAGTGGGACGTATGCTAGGACGTGGAGGCTGCGCTTCCGTCTGCGCAGGGGTCCGGAAGTCAGATGGGAAAAAG GTGGCGCTGAAGATCATGTCCAAGATTATAAATGACAAGTACATCACAGTT CCCGGTGACACACGCAGACTCCCCGCTGAGGTGGCGCTTTTGGAACTGGTGTGCAAACCGCCACGCTGTCCGTATGTGATCGAGCTGCTAGATTGGATCGAGACGCCCGCAGGCATCGTCATCGTCTTGGAGAAGCCAGACCACTGCATCGATCTCTTCGAATTCTGTAGGCGTGTGACCGTGACCGAAAATATGGCTAAAATCATCATGCGGCAAGTCATTCAGGCTGCACGTCACTGCCGTGCCCGGGGTGTGTTCCACAGTGACATCAAGGAAGAAAATATTCTCATCAACCCTCACACCCTTGAAGTCAAGCTCATTGATTTTGGCTGCGGTGATCTACATAAAGACACTCCCTACACTGAATGTGCAG GCACGCCGATTTACTTCCCTCCTGAATGGCTAACCGAAAAAAAGTACGAGGCGGAACCCGCTACTGTCTGGGGTCTGGGTGTCCTCCTGTACAGCATGCTGTGTGGACGCATGCCGTTTAACAGCCCACACCAGACTGTTTATGGCCTCCAATGTTTCCCAGATCGTCTGTCTATAT CTTCCTGTAGTCTGATCAACTGGTGTCTACAAAAAGACCCAAAAAGACGTCCAACACTAGAGCAGGTGATTGCACACAGCTGGGTCCGACATCACACTGTTGCCCCCTGCTGCAGAGCCCCCCTGGTTCTAAGAGGAATGACTCCAGTACTACAGATTCATTAG
- the LOC113648759 gene encoding serine/threonine-protein kinase pim-2-like isoform X5, giving the protein MEVPYERPEEQLVKRRRSESGEKNVETIKPETNVEASSTVTRRVGEENPLKRKCMDVSQGPEGTGKRRRSETEENYKKMKDMFLKRYAVGRMLGRGGCASVCAGVRKSDGKKVALKIMSKIINDKYITVPGDTRRLPAEVALLELVCKPPRCPYVIELLDWIETPAGIVIVLEKPDHCIDLFEFCRRVTVTENMAKIIMRQVIQAARHCRARGVFHSDIKEENILINPHTLEVKLIDFGCGDLHKDTPYTECAGTPIYFPPEWLTEKKYEAEPATVWGLGVLLYSMLCGRMPFNSPHQTVYGLQCFPDRLSISSCSLINWCLQKDPKRRPTLEQVIAHSWVRHHTVAPCCRAPLVLRGMTPVLQIH; this is encoded by the exons ATGGAGGTTCCTTACGAAAGACCCGAGGAGCAGTTGGTTAAAAGGAGGAGATCAGAGTCAGGAGAGAAGAACGTGGAGACCATCAAGCCTGAGACCAATGTAGAGGCATCCTCCACTGTCACAAGGAGAGTCGGCGAGGAGAATCCTTTGAAGAGAAAGTGCATGGATGTTTCTCAAGGACCTGAAGGGACAGGAAAAAGGAGGAGATCAGAGACAGAGGAGAACTATAAGAAGATGAaag ACATGTTTTTAAAGCGCTACGCAGTGGGACGTATGCTAGGACGTGGAGGCTGCGCTTCCGTCTGCGCAGGGGTCCGGAAGTCAGATGGGAAAAAG GTGGCGCTGAAGATCATGTCCAAGATTATAAATGACAAGTACATCACAGTT CCCGGTGACACACGCAGACTCCCCGCTGAGGTGGCGCTTTTGGAACTGGTGTGCAAACCGCCACGCTGTCCGTATGTGATCGAGCTGCTAGATTGGATCGAGACGCCCGCAGGCATCGTCATCGTCTTGGAGAAGCCAGACCACTGCATCGATCTCTTCGAATTCTGTAGGCGTGTGACCGTGACCGAAAATATGGCTAAAATCATCATGCGGCAAGTCATTCAGGCTGCACGTCACTGCCGTGCCCGGGGTGTGTTCCACAGTGACATCAAGGAAGAAAATATTCTCATCAACCCTCACACCCTTGAAGTCAAGCTCATTGATTTTGGCTGCGGTGATCTACATAAAGACACTCCCTACACTGAATGTGCAG GCACGCCGATTTACTTCCCTCCTGAATGGCTAACCGAAAAAAAGTACGAGGCGGAACCCGCTACTGTCTGGGGTCTGGGTGTCCTCCTGTACAGCATGCTGTGTGGACGCATGCCGTTTAACAGCCCACACCAGACTGTTTATGGCCTCCAATGTTTCCCAGATCGTCTGTCTATAT CTTCCTGTAGTCTGATCAACTGGTGTCTACAAAAAGACCCAAAAAGACGTCCAACACTAGAGCAGGTGATTGCACACAGCTGGGTCCGACATCACACTGTTGCCCCCTGCTGCAGAGCCCCCCTGGTTCTAAGAGGAATGACTCCAGTACTACAGATTCATTAG
- the LOC113648759 gene encoding serine/threonine-protein kinase pim-2-like isoform X2 yields MESTACYRPEFDSNFVVQEHVGKKRNLMEVPYERPEEQLVKRRRSESGEKNVETIKPETNVEASSTVTRRVGEENPLKRKCMDVSQGPEGTGKRRRSETEENYKKMKDMFLKRYAVGRMLGRGGCASVCAGVRKSDGKKVALKIMSKIINDKYITVPGDTRRLPAEVALLELVCKPPRCPYVIELLDWIETPAGIVIVLEKPDHCIDLFEFCRRVTVTENMAKIIMRQVIQAARHCRARGVFHSDIKEENILINPHTLEVKLIDFGCGDLHKDTPYTECAGTPIYFPPEWLTEKKYEAEPATVWGLGVLLYSMLCGRMPFNSPHQTVYGLQCFPDRLSISSCSLINWCLQKDPKRRPTLEQVIAHSWVRHHTVAPCCRAPLVLRGMTPVLQIH; encoded by the exons ATGGAATCAACGGCTTGTTATCGTCCGGAATTTG ACTCAAACTTTGTTGTGCAAGAACACGTTGGCAAGAAGAGAAATCTGATGGAGGTTCCTTACGAAAGACCCGAGGAGCAGTTGGTTAAAAGGAGGAGATCAGAGTCAGGAGAGAAGAACGTGGAGACCATCAAGCCTGAGACCAATGTAGAGGCATCCTCCACTGTCACAAGGAGAGTCGGCGAGGAGAATCCTTTGAAGAGAAAGTGCATGGATGTTTCTCAAGGACCTGAAGGGACAGGAAAAAGGAGGAGATCAGAGACAGAGGAGAACTATAAGAAGATGAaag ACATGTTTTTAAAGCGCTACGCAGTGGGACGTATGCTAGGACGTGGAGGCTGCGCTTCCGTCTGCGCAGGGGTCCGGAAGTCAGATGGGAAAAAG GTGGCGCTGAAGATCATGTCCAAGATTATAAATGACAAGTACATCACAGTT CCCGGTGACACACGCAGACTCCCCGCTGAGGTGGCGCTTTTGGAACTGGTGTGCAAACCGCCACGCTGTCCGTATGTGATCGAGCTGCTAGATTGGATCGAGACGCCCGCAGGCATCGTCATCGTCTTGGAGAAGCCAGACCACTGCATCGATCTCTTCGAATTCTGTAGGCGTGTGACCGTGACCGAAAATATGGCTAAAATCATCATGCGGCAAGTCATTCAGGCTGCACGTCACTGCCGTGCCCGGGGTGTGTTCCACAGTGACATCAAGGAAGAAAATATTCTCATCAACCCTCACACCCTTGAAGTCAAGCTCATTGATTTTGGCTGCGGTGATCTACATAAAGACACTCCCTACACTGAATGTGCAG GCACGCCGATTTACTTCCCTCCTGAATGGCTAACCGAAAAAAAGTACGAGGCGGAACCCGCTACTGTCTGGGGTCTGGGTGTCCTCCTGTACAGCATGCTGTGTGGACGCATGCCGTTTAACAGCCCACACCAGACTGTTTATGGCCTCCAATGTTTCCCAGATCGTCTGTCTATAT CTTCCTGTAGTCTGATCAACTGGTGTCTACAAAAAGACCCAAAAAGACGTCCAACACTAGAGCAGGTGATTGCACACAGCTGGGTCCGACATCACACTGTTGCCCCCTGCTGCAGAGCCCCCCTGGTTCTAAGAGGAATGACTCCAGTACTACAGATTCATTAG